The Sulfitobacter indolifex genome contains the following window.
CCGCCCGGCAGCGTCGAGGCCTATATCACCCGGGCCATGGCTGATGACAGGGAAGAAACTGTCTGGGTCATGGATGGTACGCGCGAGGAAAGCTCTGAAGTCATGGGGGTAATTTCCCTGACCCGGCTTGATCGCAACCAGTCCGAAGTCGGCTATTGGGTCGCTCCCGCTTTTTGGAACACCCATCTGGCGTCTGATGCAGTGCAGGCGCTGGTCGATGCCAATCCTTTGGGCAACGACGCGCTTTTTGCCTCTGTTTTCCACGACAACCCGGCCTCGGCCAAGGTGCTGACCAACGCCGGATTTGTCTATCTCGGCGACGCGGAAATCTATTGCTTGGCCCGCGATGCTGCCGTACCCACATGGACCTATAGCCGCAAGCTATAGGACCGTTTACCGCGCCTGAAAGGCAAGACCATGAAGTTTCTCGACCTGTGCAAAGTCTACATCCGATCCGGTGGCGGTGGGGGCGGCTGCGTGTCGTTCCGGCGCGAGAAATACATTGAATATGGTGGCCCTGACGGCGGCGATGGCGGTACGGGCGGCTCGGTTTGGGCCGAAGCGGTGGATGGCCTCAATACGCTGATCGACTTTCGCTACCAGCAGCACTTCTTCGCCAAGAACGGCCAGCCCGGCATGGGCAAGCAGCGTACCGGTAAGGATGGCGACGACATCATCCTGCGTGTGCCCGTAGGCACCGAGATTCTTGATGAAGATCAGGAGACGGTGATTTGCGATCTGACAGAACTGGGCCAGCGCGTGCAATTGGCGCGTGGCGGCAACGGCGGTTGGGGCAACCTGCATTTCAAGTCGTCCACCAACCAAGCACCGCGGCGCTCGAACCCCGGCCAAGAAGGTGTCGAACGCACGCTTTGGCTGCGGCTGAAACTGATTGCGGATGTTGGTCTTTTAGGGCTCCCGAATGCGGGTAAATCGACCTTTTTGGCGGCCACATCGAATGCGCGGCCTAAGATTGCAGATTACCCTTTCACCACGCTACACCCGAATCTTGGGGTGGTCGGCGTGGATAACACAGAATTCGTCGTCGCCGATATTCCCGGCCTTATCGAAGGGGCATCCGAAGGCCGCGGGCTTGGCGATCTTTTTCTTGGCCACGTAGAGCGTTGCGCGGTGTTGTTACACCTGATCGACGGCACATCTGAAACCGTTGCAGAAGACTGTCGTACCATCATCGGCGAGCTGGAAGCCTATGGTGGTGAACTGGCAGAAAAACCGCGTGTAACTGTGTTAAACAAAGTTGATGCTTTGGATGAAGAAGAGCGCGCAGAGCGTTTGAAAGAATTGGAAAAAGCCTCAGGTGGCGATGTCATGATGATGTCCGGCGTGGCCGGTGAAGGCGTCACAGAAGTGCTTCGGACTCTGCGCCAAAACATCGACGATGACCGTCTGCGTTACCGCACCTCTGAGGAAGAAGAGACTTGGCAACCCTAAGCACCGCCCGCCGTGTCGTTATCAAGATCGGCTCCGCGCTTTTAGTCGACCGCAACAGCGGCACCTTGCGCCGTGATTGGCTAAGCGGTTTGGCGCAAGATGTGTTGTGGCTCAAAGGGTTGGGCTGCGATGTTGTACTGGTTTCGTCAGGCTCCATCGCGCTTGGCCGCGGCGTCTTGGGTTTGCCGTCGACCGTCTTAGCGCTGGAACAGGCGCAGGCGGCGGCAGCGGTTGGGCAAATTCGCCTGGCCCGCGCCTATGAAGAGGTTCTGGAGCCCCATGGTATCACCACGGCACAGGTGCTTGTGACGCTCGAAGACAGCGCCAATCGGCGCCGCTACCTAAACAGCCGCGCGACGCTGGAGCAGTTGCTTTCCCTCAGCGTGGTGCCGATTGTCAACGAGAATGACACGGTTGCCACCGACGAAATCCGCTTTGGTGACAACGACCGTCTTGCCGCGCAGATTGCTGTGACGGTGGGGGCGGATCAGTTGATCCTGCTGTCAGATGTTGACGGTTTCTACAGCGCCAATCCCACGCAGGATCCAGACGCGAAGCGCTATGATGTGGTCGACACGATCACGCCCGAGATAGAAGCGATGGCAGGTGATGCGGGGTCTGGCCTGTCAAAAGGGGGCATGAAGACCAAGTTGATGGCGGCGCGCACTGCGACGGCAGCGGGTTGCGCGATGGCAATCACCGACGGATTTGTCATGCGTCCGCTTTCTGCTTTGGAGGCCGGGGCAAATGCCACTTGGTTTAGCGCTCAGAGCGATCCGCAAGCTGCGCGCAAGCGCTGGATTGCAGCGATGAAGCCGCGCGGCGGGGTGACCCTAGACGCGGGTGCGGTCTCTGCTCTGGCACGGGGGACTTCTTTGCTGCCAGCAGGGGTGACGGCGGTCGCGGGCAAATTTGAACGTGGTGACAGTATCGCCATGTTCGACCCCGCAGGCCATGCTGTGGGGCATGGCCTTAGCCGCTATTCTGCGGAGGAGATCAATCAGATCAAAGGCCGCAAGAGCACAGAGATCGAAGCGATATTGGGCTATCCGGGGCGCGCGGCGCTCGTCCACCGGGACGACATGGCGCTATAGACGCAAGCAACATCAAGACAGGGACATAAGGCTATGAATGAAATCGAAAATATTCCCGAATTGATGGCCGATATTGGCGCCCGCGCCCGAACGGCTGCGGCGCAATTGGCCACAGCAAGTGCAGAGCGCAAACACGCGGCGCTGATTGGCGCTGCCGAAGCTGTTTGGAGATGCCGGGCTGAGATTATCGACGCCAATGCCAAAGACCTTGAGTATGGCCGCGACAAGGGCCTGTCAGACGCCATGATGGACCGCCTGATGCTCGACGAAGAGCGCATTCGTGGCATGGTCGACGGATTGCGGTCCGTCGCGGAACAAGCTGATCCTGTTGGTGAAATCATCGCGGAATGGGACCAGCCGACAGGGTTGAACATCCAGCGCGTGCGCACGCCCTTGGGGGTTATTGGCGTCATCTATGAATCGCGCCCCAATGTAACCGCCGACGCAGGGGCGCTCTGCCTCAAAGCGGGAAATGCGGTCATTTTGCGCGGCGGATCTGAGAGTTTTCATTCGTCCCGCGCGATCCACCGCTGTTTGCAGCAAGGGCTTCGAGATGCCGGCATGCCCGAAGATGCGGTGCAACTGGTGCCAACGCGCGACCGCGCTGCGGTGCGCGAGATGCTTACCATGACCG
Protein-coding sequences here:
- a CDS encoding GNAT family N-acetyltransferase; protein product: MQMDSIVNQPLIETDRFDLRPVRRSDMGLIEMYASDPRVAKSTSSIPHPLPPGSVEAYITRAMADDREETVWVMDGTREESSEVMGVISLTRLDRNQSEVGYWVAPAFWNTHLASDAVQALVDANPLGNDALFASVFHDNPASAKVLTNAGFVYLGDAEIYCLARDAAVPTWTYSRKL
- the obgE gene encoding GTPase ObgE translates to MKFLDLCKVYIRSGGGGGGCVSFRREKYIEYGGPDGGDGGTGGSVWAEAVDGLNTLIDFRYQQHFFAKNGQPGMGKQRTGKDGDDIILRVPVGTEILDEDQETVICDLTELGQRVQLARGGNGGWGNLHFKSSTNQAPRRSNPGQEGVERTLWLRLKLIADVGLLGLPNAGKSTFLAATSNARPKIADYPFTTLHPNLGVVGVDNTEFVVADIPGLIEGASEGRGLGDLFLGHVERCAVLLHLIDGTSETVAEDCRTIIGELEAYGGELAEKPRVTVLNKVDALDEEERAERLKELEKASGGDVMMMSGVAGEGVTEVLRTLRQNIDDDRLRYRTSEEEETWQP
- the proB gene encoding glutamate 5-kinase codes for the protein MATLSTARRVVIKIGSALLVDRNSGTLRRDWLSGLAQDVLWLKGLGCDVVLVSSGSIALGRGVLGLPSTVLALEQAQAAAAVGQIRLARAYEEVLEPHGITTAQVLVTLEDSANRRRYLNSRATLEQLLSLSVVPIVNENDTVATDEIRFGDNDRLAAQIAVTVGADQLILLSDVDGFYSANPTQDPDAKRYDVVDTITPEIEAMAGDAGSGLSKGGMKTKLMAARTATAAGCAMAITDGFVMRPLSALEAGANATWFSAQSDPQAARKRWIAAMKPRGGVTLDAGAVSALARGTSLLPAGVTAVAGKFERGDSIAMFDPAGHAVGHGLSRYSAEEINQIKGRKSTEIEAILGYPGRAALVHRDDMAL